The Ranitomeya imitator isolate aRanImi1 chromosome 8, aRanImi1.pri, whole genome shotgun sequence genome window below encodes:
- the PPP4R2 gene encoding serine/threonine-protein phosphatase 4 regulatory subunit 2 — protein sequence MDVDRLQEALKDFEKKGKKEVCSELDQFLSHVAKTGETIVQWPQFKDYFMFKLETVMDDFRSSAPEPRGPPNPNVEYIPFDEMKERILKIVTGFNGTPFTIQRLCELVTDPRRNYTGTDKFLRGVEKNVMVVSCVYPSSEKNNSTSINRMNGVMFPGNSQSYTDRSNINGPGTPRPLSRPKISVSSPMTTNGLPDGSENKDSEGQEKDDTHSDSLSPEDGSPSTVKNKHMEEDPTEGHEVKRLKFDEEEEEQEQPTAPEEPSSSQSSSEMTDDAEAVSTSEETEKESCDTELASEESLVTSSESATEEIEKETADSVCVTEETPEEESQQMEQSEASEAVCGSSADEEESTTSTSKADTECTEPEHPETFEKTPEIPPESPMDNSEGATDVAEEPMEQD from the exons agTCCAGTGGCCCCAGTTTAAAGATTACTTCATGTTCAAGCTTGAGACGGTGATGGATGACTTCCGATCATCTGCACCGGAGCCCAGAGGGCCCCCCAATCCCAATGTGGAGTACATCCCCTTCGATGAGATGAAGGAAAGAATACTGAAGATTGTAACTGGTTTTAATGG GACGCCGTTCACTATTCAGCGGCTTTGTGAGCTGGTGACCGACCCCCGGAGGAATTACACCGGCACAGACAAGTTTCTGAGAGGAGTTGAAAAG aaCGTCATGGTTGTCAGCTGTGTGTACCCTTCTTCTGA GAAAAATAACTCTACTAGCATAAACCGAATGAACGGTGTGATGTTCCCTGGAAACTCCCAGAGTTACACGGACAG ATCGAACATTAATGGTCCAGGGACCCCGAGACCACTGAGCCGGCCGAAGATATCTGTCTCAAGTCCCATGACAACTAATGGTTTGCCTGATGGCAGCGAAAACAAAGACTCAGAAGGACAAGAAAAAGATGACACTCACAG CGATTCCCTTTCCCCTGAGGACGGCTCTCCAAGTACTGTAAAGAACAAGCATATGGAGGAAGATCCAACAGAGGGGCATGAGGTGAAGAGACTCAAGtttgacgaggaggaggaggagcaggagcagCCCACCGCCCCCGAGGAGCCCTCTTCCAGCCAGTCATCTAGTGAAATGACTGACGACGCTGAAGCCGTATCCACAAGCGAAGAGACGGAGAAGGAGAGCTGTGATACAGAACTTGCTTCAGAAG AATCTTTAGTGACATCAAGCGAATCTGCGACTGAAGAAATCGAGAAGGAAACCGCTGACAGCGTGTGTGTAACTGAAGAAACCCCCGAGGAGGAATCCCAGCAAATGGAGCAGTCGGAAGCGTCCGAAGCGGTCTGCGGCTCGAGCGCTGACGAGGAGGAGAGCACAACCTCCACTAGTAAAGCTGACACAGAGTGCACTGAACCCGAGCACCCAGAAACTTTTGAAAAGACCCCCGAAATCCCTCCCGAGTCTCCCATGGATAACAGTGAGGGGGCGACGGACGTAGCAGAGGAACCTATGGAACAGGACTAA